The Nocardioides panzhihuensis genome has a segment encoding these proteins:
- a CDS encoding WhiB family transcriptional regulator, with product MPLEIIPPLYAAGLPCHGDDSALWFSESPAALEVAKDRCLDCPVMRECLSGALARSEPWGVWGGEIVERGQVVTHKRGRGRPRRQAA from the coding sequence GTGCCCCTCGAGATCATCCCGCCTCTGTACGCCGCCGGCCTGCCGTGCCATGGAGACGACTCTGCGTTGTGGTTCTCAGAGTCCCCTGCCGCCCTCGAGGTGGCCAAAGACCGCTGCCTCGACTGCCCGGTGATGCGTGAGTGTCTCTCCGGCGCCCTGGCCCGCTCGGAGCCGTGGGGCGTCTGGGGCGGCGAGATCGTCGAGCGTGGCCAGGTGGTCACCCACAAGCGCGGCCGCGGCCGTCCCCGCCGCCAGGCGGCCTAG